From the genome of Triticum aestivum cultivar Chinese Spring chromosome 3B, IWGSC CS RefSeq v2.1, whole genome shotgun sequence, one region includes:
- the LOC123069478 gene encoding beta-glucosidase 32 gives MAPLLWFLLLLRVAALPEDAATLTRRDFPDGFIFGAGTSAYQVEGAAAEDGRKPSIWDTFTHQGYSADKSTGDVAADQYHHYKDDVKLMHDLGLDAYRFSISWPRLIPDGRGEINLKGLEYYNNLIDELTRHGIQPHVTIYHFDLPQSLQDEYNGLLSPRFIDDYTMYADTCFKSFGDRVKHWVTINEPNVETLGGFDSGTWPPRRCSHPFGTNCTGGNSTTEPYIAAHHLLLAHASAVSLYRDKYQATQKGHIGITLLTGWYAPATNASQDAVAATRMNDFHIGWFMHPLVYGDYPPVMKIRVGARLPNVTVEQSKKLSGSFDFIGLNHYAVFPTLADETAFNLKQRDYFADGGVANPTKYILEGQNEYAPWALGELLEHVKLKYGNPAIMIHENGYGDAPKTPGKIEYDDDNRSKILQNYLEVLYLSIRNGSNVQGYFVWSFVDVFEFLFGNRMRFGLCGVDMSTAGRKRYVRNSARWYSGFLNGGELRSVSPLSKAYGAA, from the exons ATGGCGCCGCTGCTCTGGTTTCTGCTCCTCCTCCGAGTCGCCGCCCTGCCGGAAGACGCCGCCACGCTCACCCGCCGTGACTTCCCAGACGGGTTTATCTTCGGCGCAGGCACCTCGGCCTACCAG GTGGAAGGGGCGGCTGCAGAAGATGGAAGGAAACCTAGCATCTGGGACACCTTCACTCATCAAG GTTATTCTGCTGACAAGTCTACCGGGGATGTTGCAGCGGATCAGTATCATCACTACAAG GATGATGTCAAGCTTATGCACGACCTGGGTCTAGATGCGTACAGATTCTCCATCTCATGGCCGCGGCTTATCCCAG ATGGAAGAGGAGAAATCAATCTGAAGGGCTTGGAGTACTACAATAACTTAATTGATGAACTGACACGGCATG GCATACAACCTCATGTCACCATCTACCATTTCGATCTCCCTCAGTCCCTTCAGGATGAGTACAACGGACTGCTCAGCCCCAGATTCAT AGACGATTACACCATGTACGCGGACACCTGCTTCAAAAGCTTTGGGGACAGGGTGAAGCACTGGGTCACCATCAACGAGCCCAACGTCGAAACGCTAGGCGGCTTTGACAGCGGCACTTGGCCACCACGACGTTGTTCTCATCCTTTCGGCACAAATTGTACTGGTGGGAACTCCACGACGGAGCCGTATATAGCTGCTCACCATCTCCTGCTTGCACATGCCTCGGCAGTGTCCCTGTATAGAGACAAGTACCAG GCAACTCAAAAGGGGCATATAGGAATTACTCTCTTGACCGGGTGGTATGCGCCTGCTACCAATGCATCCCAGGATGCTGTTGCTGCAACAAGGATGAATGACTTTCACATTGGATG GTTCATGCATCCTTTGGTGTATGGGGACTACCCACCGGTAATGAAGATAAGGGTTGGTGCACGGTTGCCGAATGTGACGGTGGAGCAGTCGAAGAAACTCTCCGGCTCATTCGACTTCATCGGCTTGAACCACTACGCTGTTTTTCCAACGCTGGCCGACGAGACTGCCTTCAATCTGAAGCAGAGGGACTACTTCGCCGATGGAGGAGTTGCAA ATCCGACGAAATACATCCTAGAG GGCCAGAATGAGTATGCTCCTTGGGCTCTAGGAGAGCTACTGGAGCACGTAAAACTCAAGTATGGAAACCCTGCAATCATGATCCATGAAAATG GATATGGAGACGCCCCCAAAACCCCAGGCAAGATCGAATACGATGACGATAACAGATCAAAGATTCTGCAAAATTACTTGGAAGTTCTCTACCTGTCCATAAG GAACGGATCAAATGTGCAGGGATACTTTGTTTGGTCGTTCGTTGATGTGTTCGAGTTCCTGTTCGGCAACCGCATGCGCTTCGGGCTGTGCGGTGTCGATATGAGCACGGCGGGGAGGAAGAGGTACGTGAGGAACTCTGCGCGCTGGTACTCCGGCTTCCTCAACGGCGGTGAGCTGCGGTCGGTGTCGCCATTGAGCAAAGCCTACGGGGCCGCATGA
- the LOC123069480 gene encoding monocopper oxidase-like protein SKS1 isoform X1: MDRGRLVAVVLAGILHSALVAAEDRHVFLNWEVSYSVRSPLGVSKRVIAINGRLPGPLLNFTTNDVAHVNVVNTLDEPFLLTWNGLQLRRNSWNDGVAGTNCAIQPGENWTYVFQAKDEIGSFFYRPSLGLHAAAGGHGPIRVNNRPVIDVPFPQPDGEFDVLIGDWYNMDAKEMKERLDRGRGLPPPDGILINGLGPYEAEVTFKAGRTYRLRVSNVGTRTSLNFRLQGHKLLLVEAEGTYTLQKHYASLDVHPGQSVSVLVAADQAPKAYYMVVSSLFVLPEIFGVATVLYAGSGEQPPSGDAPLDDRSSHTNYNRSMEQAMSIRMNLTSGAARPNPQGSFHYGEINVTRTLLLRNDESDIGGRRRCTVNGVAFANAGTPLKLADYFRIAGVFKVVSGRPERRNASLGTTVIDASYRDYVQIVFENRLPSMQTWHLDGHSFFVVGFEMTM, encoded by the exons ATGGACCGCGGGCGCCTTGTCGCCGTTGTGCTAGCAGGCATCCTGCACTCGGCCCTCGTCGCCGCCGAGGACCGGCACGTTTTCCTGAACTGGGAGGTGTCCTACTCCGTGCGATCCCCGCTGGGCGTCTCCAAGAGGGTGATCGCCATCAACGGCCGGCTCCCCGGGCCGCTGCTCAACTTCACCACCAACGACGTCGCCCACGTCAACGTCGTCAACACCTTGGACGAGCCTTTCCTCCTCACATG GAACGGTCTCCAGTTGAGGAGAAACTCGTGGAACGACGGCGTGGCGGGCACGAACTGCGCGATCCAGCCCGGGGAGAACTGGACCTACGTGTTCCAGGCCAAGGACGAGATTGGCAGCTTCTTCTACCGGCCCTCGCTGGGGCTGCACGCCGCTGCCGGCGGCCACGGCCCCATCCGCGTCAACAACCGCCCCGTCATCGACGTCCCGTTCCCCCAGCCCGACGGCGAGTTCGACGTCCTCATAGGGGACTGGTACAACATGGACGCAAAG GAGATGAAAGAGCGCCTGGACAGAGGCCGCGGACTGCCTCCGCCGGACGGCATCTTGATCAACGGCTTGGGCCCGTACGAGGCGGAGGTGACGTTCAAGGCAGGGCGCACGTACCGGCTTCGCGTGTCGAACGTGGGCACGAGGACGTCGCTCAACTTCCGGCTCCAGGGCCACAAGCTGCTGCTGGTGGAGGCGGAGGGCACCTACACCCTGCAGAAGCACTACGCGTCGCTGGACGTCCACCCCGGCCAATCCGTCTCGGTCCTCGTGGCGGCCGACCAGGCGCCCAAGGCGTATTACATGGTCGTCAGCTCCCTCTTCGTCCTCCCGGAGATCTTCGGCGTCGCCACCGTCCTATACGCCGGCTCCGGCGAGCAGCCGCCTTCCGGCGACGCGCCGCTGGACGACCGGTCCTCGCACACCAACTACAACCGTTCCATGGAGCAGGCCATGTCCATAAG GATGAACCTGACCTCCGGCGCGGCGCGGCCCAACCCGCAGGGCTCCTTCCACTACGGGGAGATCAACGTCACCCGCACCCTGCTCCTCCGGAACGACGAGTCCGACATCGGCGGCCGGCGGAGGTGCACGGTGAACGGCGTGGCCTTCGCCAACGCGGGCACACCACTGAAGCTGGCCGACTACTTCAGGATCGCCGGCGTCTTCAAGGTCGTCTCCGGCAGGCCGGAGAGGAGGAACGCGTCCCTCGGCACCACGGTCATCGACGCCTCCTACAGGGATTACGTCCAGATCGTGTTCGAGAACAGGCTGCCGTCCATGCAGACATGGCACCTCGACGGCCACAGTTTCTTCGTCGTCGG ATTCGAAATGACGATGTAA
- the LOC123069480 gene encoding monocopper oxidase-like protein SKS1 isoform X2 produces the protein MDRGRLVAVVLAGILHSALVAAEDRHVFLNWEVSYSVRSPLGVSKRVIAINGRLPGPLLNFTTNDVAHVNVVNTLDEPFLLTWNGLQLRRNSWNDGVAGTNCAIQPGENWTYVFQAKDEIGSFFYRPSLGLHAAAGGHGPIRVNNRPVIDVPFPQPDGEFDVLIGDWYNMDAKEMKERLDRGRGLPPPDGILINGLGPYEAEVTFKAGRTYRLRVSNVGTRTSLNFRLQGHKLLLVEAEGTYTLQKHYASLDVHPGQSVSVLVAADQAPKAYYMVVSSLFVLPEIFGVATVLYAGSGEQPPSGDAPLDDRSSHTNYNRSMEQAMSIRMNLTSGAARPNPQGSFHYGEINVTRTLLLRNDESDIGGRRRCTVNGVAFANAGTPLKLADYFRIAGVFKVVSGRPERRNASLGTTVIDASYRDYVQIVFENRLPSMQTWHLDGHSFFVVGCTDSK, from the exons ATGGACCGCGGGCGCCTTGTCGCCGTTGTGCTAGCAGGCATCCTGCACTCGGCCCTCGTCGCCGCCGAGGACCGGCACGTTTTCCTGAACTGGGAGGTGTCCTACTCCGTGCGATCCCCGCTGGGCGTCTCCAAGAGGGTGATCGCCATCAACGGCCGGCTCCCCGGGCCGCTGCTCAACTTCACCACCAACGACGTCGCCCACGTCAACGTCGTCAACACCTTGGACGAGCCTTTCCTCCTCACATG GAACGGTCTCCAGTTGAGGAGAAACTCGTGGAACGACGGCGTGGCGGGCACGAACTGCGCGATCCAGCCCGGGGAGAACTGGACCTACGTGTTCCAGGCCAAGGACGAGATTGGCAGCTTCTTCTACCGGCCCTCGCTGGGGCTGCACGCCGCTGCCGGCGGCCACGGCCCCATCCGCGTCAACAACCGCCCCGTCATCGACGTCCCGTTCCCCCAGCCCGACGGCGAGTTCGACGTCCTCATAGGGGACTGGTACAACATGGACGCAAAG GAGATGAAAGAGCGCCTGGACAGAGGCCGCGGACTGCCTCCGCCGGACGGCATCTTGATCAACGGCTTGGGCCCGTACGAGGCGGAGGTGACGTTCAAGGCAGGGCGCACGTACCGGCTTCGCGTGTCGAACGTGGGCACGAGGACGTCGCTCAACTTCCGGCTCCAGGGCCACAAGCTGCTGCTGGTGGAGGCGGAGGGCACCTACACCCTGCAGAAGCACTACGCGTCGCTGGACGTCCACCCCGGCCAATCCGTCTCGGTCCTCGTGGCGGCCGACCAGGCGCCCAAGGCGTATTACATGGTCGTCAGCTCCCTCTTCGTCCTCCCGGAGATCTTCGGCGTCGCCACCGTCCTATACGCCGGCTCCGGCGAGCAGCCGCCTTCCGGCGACGCGCCGCTGGACGACCGGTCCTCGCACACCAACTACAACCGTTCCATGGAGCAGGCCATGTCCATAAG GATGAACCTGACCTCCGGCGCGGCGCGGCCCAACCCGCAGGGCTCCTTCCACTACGGGGAGATCAACGTCACCCGCACCCTGCTCCTCCGGAACGACGAGTCCGACATCGGCGGCCGGCGGAGGTGCACGGTGAACGGCGTGGCCTTCGCCAACGCGGGCACACCACTGAAGCTGGCCGACTACTTCAGGATCGCCGGCGTCTTCAAGGTCGTCTCCGGCAGGCCGGAGAGGAGGAACGCGTCCCTCGGCACCACGGTCATCGACGCCTCCTACAGGGATTACGTCCAGATCGTGTTCGAGAACAGGCTGCCGTCCATGCAGACATGGCACCTCGACGGCCACAGTTTCTTCGTCGTCGG TTGTACAGATTCGAAATGA